In the genome of Muntiacus reevesi chromosome 5, mMunRee1.1, whole genome shotgun sequence, one region contains:
- the LOC136168848 gene encoding large ribosomal subunit protein eL34-like: MVQCLTYRRRLSYNTASNKTRLSRTPGDRIVYLYTKKVGKAPESACGVCPGRLRGVRAVRPEVLMRLSKTKKQVSRAYGGSVCAKCARDRIKRSFLIEEQKIVVKVLKAQAQSQKAK, translated from the coding sequence ATGGTGCAGTGTCTGACGTACCGTCGTAGGCTGTCCTACAATACAGCCTCTAACAAAACCAGGCTGTCCCGAACCCCTGGTGATAGAATTGTTTACCTTTATACCAAGAAGGTTGGGAAAGCACCAGAATCCGCATGTGGTGTGTGCCCAGGCCGACTCAGAGGCGTTCGTGCTGTGAGACCTGAAGTGCTCATGAGGTTGTCTAAAACGAAGAAGCAGGTCAGCCGAGCCTATGGTGGTTCCGTGTGTGCTAAATGTGCCCGCGACAGGATCAAGCGCTCTTTCCTTATTGAAGAGCAGAAGATCGTTGTGAAAGTATTGAAAGCACAAGCACAGAGTCAGAAagctaaataa